Proteins from one Acropora muricata isolate sample 2 chromosome 9, ASM3666990v1, whole genome shotgun sequence genomic window:
- the LOC136928419 gene encoding uncharacterized protein, translating into MRGSCLLNRSVDVINLKVEVNGCPLEGQYVASMDKAPLHEDFLKREDEKGKWVEYWVVLKRSVLYFYDDQTDLWHDYCDRIEVTPGAKCSAVRRKTYSYRFKLITSDGSWLLKCQTNLQRHRWMHAIDSSARGISLDSTDASSALPFTPCSCYEVKLFGRSLRREMRQREAAAATIASREIDTFTQVRELSVDQNMKERHEASAMAKKCKTKVETIQRDKQTDMALKTLQFDGVTSNTEFGSPLDNPAFSDDEVSVHGREIRHNSEVAPVAKFICVKSASELST; encoded by the coding sequence ATGAGAGGCTCGTGTTTACTGAATAGGTCTGTTGATGTAATAAATTTGAAAGTTGAAGTAAACGGGTGTCCACTGGAAGGACAATACGTCGCATCAATGGACAAAGCGCCTTTGCACGAAGATTTCTTGAAGAGAGAAGACGAAAAAGGAAAATGGGTGGAATACTGGGTAGTTTTAAAACGCTCCGTGTTGTATTTTTACGACGATCAAACAGATTTATGGCACGATTATTGCGACAGAATTGAGGTTACACCGGGCGCGAAATGTTCGGCCGTGAGACGTAAAACTTACAGTTACCGTTTCAAATTGATCACCAGCGACGGATCGTGGCTTCTGAAATGCCAGACGAACCTTCAAAGACATCGATGGATGCATGCAATTGATTCATCTGCGCGGGGAATTTCTCTCGACTCAACAGACGCCTCTTCAGCATTGCCTTTCACACCGTGCAGTTGTTATGAAGTAAAATTATTTGGCAGGAGTTTACGAAGGGAGATGAGACAACGCGAGGCCGCTGCTGCCACCATAGCGTCGCGAGAAATTGACACTTTCACGCAAGTAAGGGAATTAAGTGTAGATCAGAATATGAAGGAGCGTCATGAAGCCTCTGCTATGGCAAAGAAATGTAAAACGAAGGTTGAAACTATCCAGAGAGATAAACAAACGGATATGGCGTTAAAAACCTTACAGTTCGACGGTGTCACATCTAATACAGAATTTGGAAGCCCTTTAGATAACCCCGCTTTCTCGGATGATGAGGTTAGCGTCCACGGTAGAGAAATACGACACAACTCAGAAGTTGCTCCCGTTGCAAAATTTATTTGCGTTAAAAGTGCAAGTGAGCTGTCAACTTAG